In the Acidobacteriota bacterium genome, one interval contains:
- a CDS encoding DEAD/DEAH box helicase family protein: protein MILKEYQKRTLATVQGFLEALATWREKDRAARSQDPEWGFDWVERAWSRTVAGRPYHPRRNGLGERLPAFCLKIPTGGGKTLLATRVIDLFNAHYRQSRRGLVLWIVPTTQIYNQTLKALKDRDHPYRQQLDLSSGQRTRIFEKTTAFGPRDVAENLCILLLMLPSANRKTKDTLRMFRDSGASTGSSPRTTIPPPTPNCWRNTPIWTPSTRPRASGAVTSRLPWATQFGCCGR, encoded by the coding sequence ATGATCCTGAAGGAATACCAGAAGCGGACGCTGGCGACGGTCCAAGGCTTCCTTGAAGCGCTCGCGACGTGGCGGGAGAAGGACAGGGCGGCGCGAAGCCAGGACCCCGAATGGGGATTCGACTGGGTGGAGCGGGCATGGAGCAGGACTGTGGCCGGGCGGCCCTACCATCCCCGCCGCAACGGACTCGGCGAGCGGCTTCCCGCCTTCTGCCTCAAGATCCCCACCGGTGGCGGCAAGACGCTGCTCGCGACGCGGGTGATCGATCTCTTCAATGCGCACTACCGTCAGAGCCGGCGCGGCTTGGTGCTGTGGATCGTGCCCACGACGCAGATCTACAACCAGACACTCAAGGCGCTCAAGGACCGCGACCACCCGTACCGCCAGCAACTCGATCTGTCGTCGGGTCAGCGCACCCGAATCTTCGAGAAGACCACGGCTTTCGGTCCGCGCGATGTGGCCGAGAACCTCTGCATTCTCCTGCTCATGCTGCCATCGGCCAACCGGAAGACGAAGGACACGCTCCGGATGTTCCGCGACAGCGGGGCTTCGACCGGTTCTTCCCCCCGGACGACGATCCCTCCGCCCACGCCGAATTGCTGGAGGAACACCCCAATCTGGACACCTTCGACCAGACCACGGGCTTCTGGGGCCGTTACGTCAAGACTTCCCTGGGCAACACAATTCGGCTGCTGCGGCCGCTGA
- a CDS encoding restriction endonuclease subunit R: MLEEHPNLDTFDQTTGFWGRYVKTSLGNTIRLLRPLIILDEGHKAYSVNAKATLEGFNPCMIVELSATPAKGANVLVEILGREVNAEEMIKLDLHIRNKASSDWRDTLLESVAHRETLEAKAQLYEAESGTYIRPICVIQVERTGREQRKLGYVHTDDVRDYLLQHPGIGPEHIAVKTSTKDELKEVDDVGGLMSRDCPIRFIITKQALQEGWDCPFAYVLTILTNPMSKTGITQLVGRILRQPYARKTGVPFLDESYVFCFSRRGNELLKEVRKGFGLEGLQGLEGRVVSDIGGTRPTEKLATRQLAPYRAAARDLVLPAFMIWDVDGWRLVHYEADILSRLPWDDIDLSALANLKLDEGKGEDDLLRTNLTGEVRVPVPEVASGTYPGNLEDPDDADSANGGDPVDYFFAASHLLDLVPNPWRGRDLARRTFEALLEQYPAERVAANHVFVLEELRRTVEMERDRLSREVFRDLLESETMRFLVVAEDLDFNRLPAEIEVPKAKQANREDGSPYQRNPFDVVTEDDLNQFENKVATYLDQQARLFFWYRNRARKDYYVQGWRPRRIYADFIVTLRDDEPGADDGFRQVFVVETKGVHLKGSEDTEYKRSVFDICGEHARKADWAEFVPAMRSKVMRFEVVDEDEWQARLRGMLYRGEGEGIGQASASAPLTRR; the protein is encoded by the coding sequence TTGCTGGAGGAACACCCCAATCTGGACACCTTCGACCAGACCACGGGCTTCTGGGGCCGTTACGTCAAGACTTCCCTGGGCAACACAATTCGGCTGCTGCGGCCGCTGATCATTCTTGACGAGGGACACAAGGCGTACAGCGTCAATGCGAAGGCGACACTCGAAGGGTTCAACCCCTGCATGATCGTCGAGCTCTCAGCCACTCCGGCCAAGGGCGCCAACGTGCTCGTCGAGATCCTGGGACGGGAGGTCAACGCCGAGGAGATGATCAAGCTCGACCTGCACATCCGCAACAAGGCGAGCAGTGACTGGCGCGACACGCTGCTGGAGTCCGTCGCACACCGCGAGACTCTTGAGGCCAAGGCACAGCTTTACGAAGCGGAGTCCGGGACCTATATCCGGCCCATCTGTGTAATTCAAGTGGAGAGAACCGGCAGAGAACAAAGGAAGCTCGGCTACGTTCACACCGACGATGTGCGCGACTACCTGCTCCAGCACCCGGGAATCGGCCCGGAGCACATTGCGGTCAAGACCAGCACGAAGGACGAACTCAAGGAGGTGGACGACGTTGGCGGCCTGATGTCCCGCGACTGTCCAATCCGCTTCATCATCACCAAACAAGCGCTGCAAGAGGGCTGGGACTGCCCGTTCGCCTACGTCCTCACCATTCTCACCAACCCGATGTCGAAGACGGGCATCACGCAGTTGGTGGGACGGATCCTGCGGCAGCCCTACGCACGCAAGACGGGAGTGCCCTTTCTTGACGAGAGCTACGTATTCTGCTTCAGCCGCCGGGGAAACGAACTACTGAAGGAAGTCCGGAAGGGATTCGGGCTGGAAGGGCTGCAAGGCCTCGAAGGGAGGGTCGTGTCCGATATCGGCGGGACGCGCCCGACGGAGAAACTGGCGACCCGGCAGTTGGCGCCGTATCGAGCGGCGGCGCGAGATCTCGTCCTTCCCGCCTTCATGATCTGGGATGTGGACGGCTGGCGTCTGGTCCACTACGAGGCGGACATCCTTTCGCGGTTGCCCTGGGACGACATCGACCTCTCGGCGCTGGCCAATCTGAAGCTGGACGAGGGGAAGGGCGAAGATGACCTGCTGCGGACGAACCTGACCGGCGAGGTACGTGTTCCCGTGCCGGAGGTGGCGAGCGGCACTTATCCCGGTAACCTCGAAGACCCTGACGACGCCGACTCGGCCAACGGCGGCGATCCGGTGGACTACTTTTTCGCGGCCAGCCACCTCCTGGACCTGGTTCCCAACCCGTGGCGGGGACGCGATCTGGCCCGGCGCACCTTTGAGGCCCTGCTTGAGCAGTATCCCGCCGAGCGCGTGGCCGCCAATCATGTCTTCGTCCTAGAAGAATTGCGCCGAACGGTCGAGATGGAACGGGACCGTCTGTCGCGCGAGGTCTTCCGTGATCTCCTGGAGTCGGAGACGATGCGTTTTCTGGTCGTCGCGGAGGATCTCGACTTCAATCGCCTTCCCGCCGAGATCGAAGTTCCGAAGGCGAAGCAGGCGAACCGGGAGGACGGCAGCCCCTACCAGCGCAACCCTTTCGACGTCGTCACGGAGGACGATCTCAACCAGTTCGAGAACAAGGTCGCGACCTACTTGGACCAGCAGGCGCGGCTCTTCTTCTGGTACCGCAACCGCGCCCGCAAGGACTATTACGTACAGGGATGGAGGCCGCGGCGGATCTACGCCGACTTCATCGTGACGCTGCGGGATGACGAGCCCGGGGCGGACGACGGATTCCGCCAGGTGTTCGTCGTGGAGACCAAAGGCGTTCACCTGAAGGGGTCGGAGGACACCGAATACAAGCGATCCGTCTTCGACATCTGCGGCGAGCACGCCCGGAAGGCCGATTGGGCCGAGTTCGTGCCCGCGATGCGGAGCAAGGTAATGCGCTTCGAGGTCGTGGATGAGGACGAGTGGCAGGCGCGGCTGAGGGGGATGCTGTATCGGGGAGAGGGTGAAGGGATTGGGCAAGCGAGCGCCTCGGCACCTCTCACCCGGAGGTGA